The Nocardioides sp. S5 genome includes a window with the following:
- the allB gene encoding allantoinase AllB, which yields MRLDAVVADRVLVGDDVRPATVLLADGKVRSVAPVDHPVSGEVLRVGPSSIVLPGVVDTHVHVNEPGRTEWEGFATATRAAALGGVTTLVDMPLNSVPPTTTLAGLAAKRAAADAQLTVDVGLWGGAVPGNLDDLEPLWEAGVFGFKCFLSPSGVDEFPPLEPAGFRAALARVADLGALMVVHAEDPGVLDAAPHPPSRAYADFLLSRPDRAETEAVARVIAGARESGARLHVLHLSSARALDLLADARAEGLAVTVETCPHYLCFDAGSVPDAAPEFKCCPPIRDAGNREALWQGLLDGVVDMVVTDHSPATAAEKGRGDGDLQRAWGGIAGLQVGFTAVVDEARRRGIGPEVVSRWMSRATADLVGLGAKGRIEVGADADLVVLDEAATTDVDVSRLAHRNPISAYDGRSLAGAVTTTVLRGELLDRDDPARPTGRLVVRPGARGVTQMKQR from the coding sequence ATGCGACTGGACGCCGTCGTCGCCGACCGGGTGCTCGTCGGCGACGACGTACGCCCCGCGACGGTGCTGCTCGCAGACGGGAAGGTGCGGTCGGTGGCGCCGGTCGACCACCCCGTGTCAGGTGAGGTGCTGCGCGTCGGACCGTCGTCGATCGTGCTCCCCGGGGTGGTGGACACCCACGTCCACGTGAACGAGCCGGGCCGCACCGAGTGGGAGGGTTTCGCGACCGCCACCCGGGCCGCCGCCCTCGGAGGTGTCACGACGCTGGTCGACATGCCGCTGAACTCCGTGCCACCGACCACGACGCTCGCGGGCCTGGCCGCCAAGCGCGCGGCCGCCGACGCCCAGCTCACCGTCGACGTCGGGCTGTGGGGTGGCGCGGTGCCCGGCAACCTCGACGACCTCGAGCCGCTCTGGGAGGCGGGCGTCTTCGGCTTCAAGTGCTTCCTCTCGCCCTCCGGCGTGGACGAGTTCCCCCCGCTCGAACCGGCGGGCTTCCGCGCAGCCCTGGCCCGCGTCGCCGACCTCGGGGCGCTGATGGTGGTGCACGCCGAGGACCCCGGCGTGCTGGACGCGGCCCCCCACCCACCGAGCCGGGCGTACGCCGACTTCCTCCTCTCGCGGCCGGACCGGGCCGAGACCGAGGCCGTCGCCCGGGTCATCGCCGGCGCGCGCGAGAGCGGCGCCCGGCTGCACGTGCTGCACCTCTCGAGCGCGCGGGCCCTCGACCTGCTCGCCGATGCGCGGGCCGAAGGGCTGGCCGTCACGGTCGAGACCTGTCCGCACTACCTCTGCTTCGACGCGGGGTCGGTGCCCGACGCCGCGCCGGAGTTCAAGTGCTGTCCGCCGATCCGCGACGCGGGCAACCGCGAGGCCCTGTGGCAGGGCCTGCTGGACGGTGTCGTCGACATGGTCGTGACCGACCACTCACCGGCGACCGCGGCGGAGAAGGGGCGCGGCGACGGCGACCTGCAGCGGGCCTGGGGCGGCATCGCCGGGCTCCAGGTCGGCTTCACCGCCGTGGTGGACGAGGCGCGCCGGCGCGGGATCGGGCCCGAGGTGGTGAGCCGCTGGATGTCGCGGGCGACCGCCGACCTGGTCGGCCTCGGTGCCAAGGGGCGGATCGAGGTCGGGGCCGACGCCGACCTCGTGGTGCTCGACGAGGCGGCGACCACCGACGTCGACGTGTCCCGGCTGGCGCACCGCAACCCGATCTCGGCCTACGACGGCCGGTCGCTGGCCGGAGCGGTCACGACGACCGTCCTGCGCGGCGAGCTGCTCGACCGCGACGACCCCGCACGGCCGACCGGGCGGCTGGTGGTCCGTCCCGGCGCGCGAGGCGTGACACAGATGAAACAGCGCTGA
- a CDS encoding FAD binding domain-containing protein — protein MEMHVNGRQHALPARPHVNLLDYLRGLGLTGAKEGCAEGECGACAVLVARPTADGGGATWTALNSCLPASVALAGQEVVTAEGLGSPQALHPVQREMAERGGSQCGYCTPGFVCSMAAEFYRADRTPVDEGQEPSEEHGPNGFDLHALSGNLCRCTGYRPIRDAAYALGEPAAGDPLAGRCAAPAPRPVVTDASDDSGRYVRPASLTEVLDLLAGDPTAVPVAGATDHGVEVNLRGRRDRLVVGIDRLAELRGLEVGDDAVEIGAALTLTEVEERLAGRVPLLDALVPQFASRLIRNAATLGGNLGTASPIGDAAPVLLALDASLVLAHADGEREVALADYFTGYRETVRRPGELIRAVRVPLPTASMTAFHKIAKRRFDDISSVAVAFALDLGPTDGGAPVVRRARVGLGGVAAVPLRALATEQALEGRPWTEETVEHAARVLRGEGTPLSDQRASADYRSAMLGNALRRLWAESHEPGPTTRSGGAGR, from the coding sequence ATGGAGATGCACGTGAACGGCCGGCAGCACGCGCTGCCTGCCCGGCCGCACGTCAACCTGCTCGACTACCTGCGCGGTCTGGGACTGACGGGTGCCAAGGAGGGCTGCGCCGAGGGGGAGTGCGGCGCGTGCGCCGTCCTGGTCGCCCGCCCCACCGCCGACGGTGGGGGAGCGACCTGGACCGCCCTCAACTCCTGCCTGCCGGCGAGCGTGGCGCTGGCGGGCCAGGAGGTCGTCACGGCCGAGGGCCTCGGGTCCCCGCAGGCGCTGCACCCCGTGCAGCGCGAGATGGCCGAGCGCGGCGGCTCGCAGTGTGGCTACTGCACGCCCGGATTCGTGTGCAGCATGGCCGCGGAGTTCTACCGCGCCGACCGCACGCCCGTCGACGAGGGGCAGGAGCCGTCGGAGGAGCACGGTCCCAACGGCTTCGACCTGCACGCCCTCTCGGGCAACCTCTGCCGCTGCACCGGTTACCGCCCGATCCGCGACGCGGCGTACGCCCTGGGGGAGCCGGCGGCCGGCGACCCGCTCGCCGGGCGCTGCGCGGCACCGGCGCCCCGCCCGGTCGTCACCGACGCGTCCGACGACAGCGGTCGCTACGTGCGCCCCGCCTCGCTGACCGAGGTCCTCGACCTGCTCGCGGGCGACCCGACGGCCGTCCCGGTGGCCGGGGCGACCGACCACGGTGTCGAGGTGAACCTGCGCGGGCGGCGCGACCGTCTCGTGGTCGGCATCGACCGGTTGGCCGAGCTGCGTGGGCTGGAGGTCGGCGACGACGCCGTCGAGATCGGAGCCGCGCTGACCCTCACCGAGGTCGAGGAGCGGCTGGCCGGCCGCGTCCCGCTGCTCGACGCGCTCGTGCCGCAGTTCGCCTCGCGGCTGATCCGCAACGCCGCGACGCTCGGTGGCAACCTCGGCACCGCCTCGCCCATCGGCGACGCCGCCCCCGTCCTGCTCGCGCTGGACGCCTCCCTCGTGCTGGCCCACGCCGACGGTGAGCGGGAGGTGGCGCTGGCCGACTACTTCACCGGCTACCGCGAGACCGTACGCCGACCCGGTGAGCTGATCCGCGCCGTCCGGGTGCCGTTGCCCACCGCGTCGATGACGGCGTTCCACAAGATCGCGAAGCGACGCTTCGACGACATCTCCTCCGTCGCGGTGGCCTTCGCCCTCGACCTCGGTCCCACCGACGGCGGCGCTCCCGTCGTACGACGTGCCCGGGTCGGGCTCGGCGGCGTGGCGGCCGTGCCGCTGCGCGCCCTGGCCACCGAGCAGGCGCTCGAGGGCCGTCCCTGGACCGAGGAGACCGTCGAGCACGCTGCCCGCGTGCTGCGCGGGGAGGGCACCCCGCTGAGCGACCAGCGCGCCAGCGCCGACTACCGCAGCGCCATGCTCGGCAACGCTCTCCGTCGCCTCTGGGCGGAGTCGCACGAGCCCGGCCCCACCACCCGGAGCGGGGGAGCAGGTCGATGA
- a CDS encoding MurR/RpiR family transcriptional regulator → MSATEVELPAGPRIDERIARHHAHLSPQEQRAAATLLAHLDDLATYRASELADLAGVSKATMSRLFRSLGFAGFDEVRDHLRSLRSAGEPRRVDEGGTPAEQAQSDASAIAVALGQPSIARAVELLSDADRVLVVGWRNGHVVALHLRQQLAQVRPDVRLAPLPGQVVGEELADLGPRDVVVLMGFRRRPRGFSQLLEQAGATGAGVVLVADPTASGHASAATVFLECPVHSGLAFDSYAAAMSLVSVLADGVLRRVGRAGSERTARISRTYQDLSEVE, encoded by the coding sequence ATGAGCGCGACCGAGGTCGAGCTCCCGGCCGGGCCGCGCATCGACGAGCGGATCGCCCGGCACCACGCCCACCTCTCGCCTCAGGAGCAGCGTGCCGCCGCGACCCTGCTCGCGCACCTCGACGACCTCGCGACCTACCGGGCCTCGGAGCTCGCCGACCTGGCGGGGGTGTCCAAGGCGACGATGAGCCGCCTCTTCCGCAGCCTCGGCTTCGCGGGCTTCGACGAGGTGCGCGACCACCTGCGCTCGCTGCGCTCCGCGGGGGAGCCGCGCCGCGTCGACGAGGGCGGCACCCCGGCGGAGCAGGCACAGTCGGACGCCTCGGCGATCGCCGTCGCCCTCGGCCAGCCCTCCATCGCCCGCGCGGTCGAGCTGCTCTCCGACGCCGACCGGGTGCTCGTCGTCGGTTGGCGCAACGGCCACGTCGTCGCCCTCCACCTGCGCCAGCAGCTCGCGCAGGTCCGCCCCGACGTCCGGCTGGCGCCGCTCCCCGGCCAGGTGGTCGGCGAGGAGCTCGCCGACCTCGGGCCGCGTGACGTCGTGGTGCTGATGGGCTTCCGGCGCCGGCCCCGCGGGTTCTCCCAGCTGCTGGAGCAAGCGGGTGCCACGGGGGCCGGGGTCGTCCTCGTCGCCGACCCGACCGCCTCCGGTCACGCGTCCGCCGCGACGGTCTTCCTCGAGTGCCCGGTCCACAGCGGCCTGGCCTTCGACTCCTACGCCGCGGCGATGAGCCTGGTCAGCGTCCTCGCCGACGGCGTCCTGCGCCGCGTGGGCCGCGCCGGGTCCGAGCGCACGGCCCGGATCAGCCGGACCTACCAGGACCTGAGCGAGGTCGAGTGA
- the xdhB gene encoding xanthine dehydrogenase molybdopterin binding subunit has product MSELSRRPDEGVVVGRALPHESAGLHVTGHALYTDDLVATRADVLHAHPVPAPHAHARVLRLDVAPAMAVPGVERVLTAADVPGTNDSGVKHDEPLFPDTVMFHGQAVAWVLGETLEAARLGAAAVQVDYEPLPAVLTLAEAIEAGSYQGGRPTVERGDVECGFAEAAHVFSGVTEMAGQEHFYLETQASLAVVDEAGQVFLQCSTQHPTETQEIVAHVLGLRSHEVTVQCLRMGGGFGGKEMQPHGYAAVAALGAVLTGRPVRLRLTRQQDVTMTGKRHGFHAEWRAGFDTEGRLLALDATLTSDGGWSLDLSEPVLARALCHVDNAYWLPHVRLHGRVARTHKTSQTAFRGFGGPQGMLVVEDVIGRCAPLLGLDAREVRRRNFYVDGQETPYGQPVRHAERLAAAWQQLHDEADVQRRLAEVAAFNAAHAHTKRALALTPVKFGISFNFTAFNQGGALVHVYKDGSVLVNHGGTEMGQGLHTKMLQVAATALGVPLELVRLAPTRTDKVPNTSATAASAGADLNGGAVKDACEQILRRLVEVDAGRGLPWHDLVQAAYFARVQLWAAGFYRTEGLHWDSTAMRGHPFKYFAYGVCAAEVEVDGFTGAHRTRRVDIVHDVGDSLSPLVDLGQVEGGFVQGAGWLTLEDLRWDTSAGPQRGRLATQAASTYKLPSFSEMPGDFRVSLLQHAHEDGAVYGSKAVGEPPVMLAFAVREALRAAAAAFAPDGGAGTSVDLASPATPEAVFWAVEDARSGDPDRARLVRGGLGVVPDQPGPDEPALHPRSEQVQRGLLGREPGADASPADPVEA; this is encoded by the coding sequence ATGAGCGAGCTGTCCCGACGTCCCGACGAGGGCGTCGTCGTGGGCCGAGCCCTGCCGCACGAGAGTGCCGGCCTGCACGTCACCGGCCACGCGCTCTACACCGACGACCTGGTGGCGACCCGTGCCGACGTGCTGCACGCCCACCCGGTGCCCGCACCCCACGCCCACGCGCGGGTGCTCCGCCTCGACGTGGCCCCGGCGATGGCCGTGCCCGGCGTGGAGCGCGTGCTCACCGCCGCCGACGTCCCCGGCACCAACGACTCGGGCGTCAAGCACGACGAGCCGCTGTTCCCCGACACGGTGATGTTCCACGGCCAGGCCGTCGCCTGGGTGCTGGGGGAGACCCTGGAGGCGGCGCGGCTCGGCGCCGCGGCGGTGCAGGTCGACTACGAGCCGCTGCCCGCGGTGCTGACCCTCGCCGAGGCGATCGAGGCGGGCTCCTACCAGGGTGGGCGGCCCACGGTGGAGCGCGGTGACGTCGAGTGCGGCTTCGCCGAGGCGGCGCACGTGTTCAGCGGAGTCACCGAGATGGCCGGTCAGGAGCACTTCTACCTCGAGACGCAGGCCTCCCTGGCCGTGGTCGACGAGGCCGGGCAGGTGTTCCTCCAGTGCAGCACCCAGCACCCGACCGAGACGCAGGAGATCGTCGCCCACGTCCTGGGGCTGCGCAGCCACGAGGTCACCGTCCAGTGCCTGCGGATGGGCGGCGGGTTCGGCGGCAAGGAGATGCAGCCGCACGGCTACGCGGCCGTCGCTGCGCTGGGGGCAGTGCTCACCGGTCGCCCCGTGCGGCTCCGGCTCACCCGCCAGCAGGACGTCACGATGACCGGCAAGCGTCACGGCTTCCACGCCGAGTGGCGTGCGGGCTTCGACACCGAGGGTCGGCTGCTCGCCCTCGACGCCACCCTCACCTCCGACGGCGGGTGGAGCCTCGACCTGTCCGAGCCGGTCCTGGCCCGGGCGCTGTGCCACGTCGACAACGCCTACTGGCTGCCGCACGTACGCCTCCACGGCCGGGTGGCCCGCACCCACAAGACGTCCCAGACCGCGTTCCGCGGCTTCGGCGGCCCACAGGGGATGCTGGTCGTCGAGGACGTCATCGGGCGGTGTGCGCCGCTGCTCGGGCTCGACGCGCGTGAGGTGCGTCGCCGCAACTTCTACGTCGACGGCCAGGAGACGCCCTACGGCCAGCCGGTCCGGCACGCCGAGCGGCTGGCCGCCGCGTGGCAGCAGCTCCACGACGAGGCCGACGTCCAACGACGCCTCGCGGAGGTCGCAGCCTTCAACGCCGCGCACGCCCACACCAAGCGGGCGCTGGCGCTCACGCCGGTGAAGTTCGGCATCTCCTTCAACTTCACCGCCTTCAACCAGGGCGGCGCCCTCGTCCACGTCTACAAGGACGGGTCGGTGCTGGTGAACCACGGCGGCACCGAGATGGGCCAGGGCCTGCACACCAAGATGCTCCAGGTGGCCGCGACCGCGCTGGGCGTGCCCCTCGAGCTGGTGCGCCTGGCACCGACCCGCACCGACAAGGTCCCCAACACCTCCGCCACCGCGGCCAGTGCGGGGGCCGACCTCAACGGCGGCGCCGTCAAGGACGCCTGCGAGCAGATCCTGCGCCGTCTGGTCGAGGTCGACGCCGGCCGCGGCCTGCCGTGGCACGACCTGGTCCAGGCCGCCTACTTCGCACGGGTGCAGCTCTGGGCGGCCGGTTTCTACCGCACCGAGGGACTCCACTGGGACTCCACCGCGATGCGCGGGCACCCGTTCAAGTACTTCGCCTACGGCGTCTGCGCCGCCGAGGTCGAGGTCGACGGCTTCACCGGAGCCCACCGCACCCGGCGCGTCGACATCGTCCACGACGTCGGCGACTCGCTCTCGCCGCTGGTCGACCTCGGTCAGGTCGAGGGCGGCTTCGTCCAGGGGGCGGGGTGGCTGACCCTGGAGGACCTGCGCTGGGACACCTCGGCGGGACCGCAGCGCGGCCGGCTGGCCACGCAGGCTGCCTCGACCTACAAGCTCCCCTCGTTCTCCGAGATGCCGGGCGACTTCCGGGTCTCCCTCCTGCAGCACGCCCACGAGGACGGTGCCGTCTACGGCTCCAAGGCCGTGGGCGAGCCGCCCGTGATGCTGGCGTTCGCGGTGCGCGAGGCGTTGCGGGCAGCCGCCGCGGCCTTCGCGCCTGACGGTGGCGCCGGCACCTCGGTGGACCTGGCGTCGCCCGCGACGCCGGAGGCGGTGTTCTGGGCCGTCGAGGACGCCCGATCCGGCGACCCCGACCGCGCTCGCCTGGTGCGGGGCGGGCTCGGCGTCGTGCCGGACCAGCCCGGTCCCGATGAGCCGGCGCTGCACCCGCGCTCCGAGCAGGTCCAGCGCGGCCTGCTCGGCCGCGAGCCCGGTGCCGACGCCTCGCCGGCCGACCCGGTGGAGGCCTGA
- a CDS encoding alanine--glyoxylate aminotransferase family protein, with the protein MTSSPPLVPPPRLLMGPGPITAHPRVLQAMSQQLVGQFDPAMTGWMNDTMDLYRQVFRTANEQTFLVDGTSRAGIEAALVSLLEPGDRLLVPVFGRFGHLLREIGERCGAEVHTIERPWGEVFDADEVASAVARVRPKVLALVQGDTSTTMNQPLAGLAEALAGDDVIVYCDATASLGGNELATDAWGLDVVTAGLQKCLGGPSGSAPITMSPRAVELVQGRRHVEAGIREDGDTARGTRIASNYLDLAMLIDYWGPRRLNHHTEATTMLYGARECARVLLDEGLVESVERHRLHGAAMLAGVQGLGLAVFGDQAHKMHNVVAVEIPDGVDGDAVRAGMLTDYGIEIGTSFGPLHGRVWRIGTMGWNARRDAVLTTLAALEQVLREGGAAITAGGGTGAAREVYAG; encoded by the coding sequence ATGACGTCGTCCCCGCCGCTCGTGCCGCCGCCCCGCCTCCTGATGGGGCCGGGCCCGATCACCGCTCACCCCAGGGTGCTCCAGGCGATGTCGCAGCAGCTCGTCGGGCAGTTCGACCCGGCGATGACGGGCTGGATGAACGACACGATGGACCTCTACCGCCAGGTCTTCCGCACCGCCAACGAGCAGACCTTCCTCGTCGACGGCACGTCGCGCGCCGGCATCGAGGCCGCCCTGGTGAGCCTGCTCGAGCCCGGCGACCGCCTGCTCGTCCCGGTCTTCGGTCGCTTCGGCCACCTGCTCCGCGAGATCGGGGAGCGGTGCGGAGCCGAGGTGCACACCATCGAGCGCCCCTGGGGAGAGGTCTTCGACGCCGACGAGGTCGCGTCCGCGGTCGCCCGCGTCCGGCCCAAGGTCCTCGCCCTCGTGCAGGGCGACACCTCCACCACGATGAACCAGCCGCTCGCGGGCCTGGCCGAGGCACTGGCCGGGGACGACGTGATCGTCTACTGCGACGCGACGGCCAGCCTCGGTGGCAACGAGCTGGCGACCGACGCGTGGGGCCTGGACGTCGTCACCGCAGGCCTGCAGAAGTGCCTCGGCGGCCCGTCGGGCAGCGCTCCCATCACCATGTCCCCGCGTGCCGTGGAGCTCGTCCAGGGCCGCCGGCACGTCGAGGCAGGCATCCGCGAGGACGGTGACACGGCGCGCGGCACGCGCATCGCCAGCAACTACCTCGACCTCGCGATGCTCATCGACTACTGGGGGCCGCGCAGGCTCAACCACCACACCGAGGCCACCACCATGCTCTACGGCGCGCGCGAGTGCGCCCGCGTGCTCCTCGACGAGGGGCTCGTGGAGTCGGTCGAGCGGCACCGGCTCCACGGCGCGGCGATGCTCGCCGGCGTGCAGGGCCTGGGGCTCGCCGTCTTCGGCGACCAGGCCCACAAGATGCACAACGTGGTGGCGGTGGAGATCCCCGACGGCGTGGACGGTGACGCCGTGCGCGCCGGCATGCTCACCGACTACGGCATCGAGATCGGCACCTCGTTCGGTCCGCTGCACGGCCGGGTCTGGCGCATCGGCACGATGGGCTGGAACGCACGCCGCGACGCGGTGCTCACCACGCTGGCCGCCCTCGAGCAGGTGCTCCGCGAGGGGGGCGCGGCGATCACGGCCGGTGGCGGCACGGGTGCCGCGCGCGAGGTGTACGCCGGATGA
- the uraH gene encoding hydroxyisourate hydrolase, translating into MTSTCSTHVLDSARGRPAAGIGLRLLDADGATVADTRADDDGRARFEGEVSPGRHTLVVDSGAYFAAQERDTFYPEVVVAFDVAAGEHHHVAVLLAPFAYTTYRGS; encoded by the coding sequence ATGACCAGCACCTGCTCGACCCACGTGCTCGACTCGGCGCGCGGCCGGCCCGCCGCCGGCATCGGCCTGCGGCTGCTCGACGCCGACGGTGCGACCGTGGCCGACACCCGGGCCGACGACGACGGCCGGGCGCGGTTCGAGGGCGAGGTCTCCCCGGGCCGGCACACCCTGGTCGTGGACTCCGGCGCCTACTTCGCCGCGCAGGAGCGCGACACCTTCTACCCCGAGGTCGTCGTCGCGTTCGACGTCGCTGCGGGGGAGCACCACCATGTGGCGGTGCTGCTGGCGCCGTTCGCCTACACCACCTACCGAGGGAGCTGA
- the uraD gene encoding 2-oxo-4-hydroxy-4-carboxy-5-ureidoimidazoline decarboxylase, translating into MSACAFDDLAEPEARAVLAECLDVDRFVEQVLAGRPYSDADRVRAAASAAASSLDDAELERALARHPRIGERAQADRHDAAHSAREQSGVDRDDADLAARLLAGNRAYEKRFDRVFLIRAAGRSGPEILAELERRLGNDDVTERAETVDQLRQIALLRLEPHLG; encoded by the coding sequence ATGAGCGCGTGCGCCTTCGACGACCTCGCGGAGCCCGAGGCGCGCGCCGTGCTCGCCGAGTGCCTCGACGTCGACCGGTTCGTCGAGCAGGTGCTGGCTGGCCGTCCCTACAGCGACGCCGACCGGGTCCGCGCAGCCGCGTCCGCGGCAGCGTCCTCGCTCGACGACGCCGAGCTCGAGCGGGCCCTGGCCCGCCACCCGCGCATCGGCGAGCGGGCGCAGGCCGACCGGCACGACGCCGCCCACTCCGCCCGCGAGCAGTCCGGTGTCGACCGTGACGACGCGGATCTCGCGGCACGGCTGCTGGCCGGCAACCGGGCCTACGAGAAGCGCTTCGACCGGGTCTTCCTGATCCGCGCCGCCGGCCGCAGCGGCCCCGAGATCCTCGCCGAGCTCGAGCGGCGGCTGGGCAACGACGACGTGACCGAGCGCGCCGAGACGGTCGACCAGCTGCGCCAGATCGCGCTGCTGCGCCTCGAGCCGCACCTCGGCTGA
- a CDS encoding allantoate amidohydrolase, producing MSGAAGAARVLGRCADLDLLSATPGVLQRTHLTPEHARANQAVAGWLRAAGATSTWQDAAGNQWGRREGRRPGLPALVLGSHVDTVPDAGSFDGMLGVLMAVEVLERLGDRVDGLPFAVEVVAFSDEEGTRFGSALLGSKAVAGLWDEADWDLRDRDGTTLHQAFLDFGLDPRAVGDAARDPASMVGYLEAHIEQGPYLEAAGASLGNVTSIAGARRFQLVFTGEARHAGGTPYPRRRDALVGASEAIVAIERIARERDCIATVGRIEVSPGAVNVIPGRAVISLDLRAETDVERDATWAELERVLGEICGRRNLDLDVVEAHRADSAPCAPWLQRAVTAGIRATGDDAPMDLWSRAGHDAMVMASVTDIGMLFVRCADGISHHPDEDVRAVDVEAGLVALERAVLEVAAAVEDPT from the coding sequence ATGAGCGGCGCAGCCGGCGCCGCGCGGGTGCTCGGCCGCTGCGCCGACCTCGACCTGCTGAGCGCGACTCCCGGCGTCCTGCAGCGCACCCACCTCACGCCCGAGCACGCCCGGGCCAACCAGGCCGTGGCCGGGTGGCTGCGCGCGGCCGGGGCCACCTCCACCTGGCAGGACGCCGCCGGCAACCAGTGGGGTCGCCGCGAGGGCCGTCGCCCCGGCCTGCCGGCGCTCGTGCTCGGCTCGCACGTCGACACCGTCCCCGACGCCGGCAGCTTCGACGGCATGCTCGGCGTCCTCATGGCCGTCGAGGTGCTCGAGCGGCTGGGCGACCGGGTGGACGGGCTGCCGTTCGCGGTGGAGGTGGTGGCGTTCAGCGACGAGGAGGGGACCCGGTTCGGCTCCGCCCTGCTGGGGAGCAAGGCGGTCGCGGGGCTGTGGGACGAGGCCGACTGGGACCTGCGCGACCGCGACGGCACGACGCTGCACCAGGCCTTCCTCGACTTCGGGCTCGACCCGCGTGCCGTGGGTGACGCAGCCCGCGACCCCGCCAGCATGGTCGGCTACCTCGAGGCGCACATCGAGCAGGGCCCCTACCTCGAGGCCGCGGGAGCCTCCCTGGGCAACGTCACGTCGATCGCGGGCGCACGACGCTTCCAGCTGGTCTTCACCGGCGAGGCCCGGCACGCCGGCGGTACGCCGTACCCCCGGCGTCGCGACGCGCTGGTGGGCGCGTCCGAGGCGATCGTGGCGATCGAGAGGATCGCCCGTGAGCGCGACTGCATCGCCACCGTCGGCCGCATCGAGGTCTCGCCCGGTGCCGTCAACGTCATCCCCGGTCGCGCGGTGATCAGCCTCGACCTGCGTGCCGAAACCGACGTCGAGCGCGACGCCACGTGGGCCGAGCTCGAGCGCGTGCTCGGTGAGATCTGCGGGCGGCGCAACCTCGACCTCGACGTGGTCGAGGCCCACCGCGCCGACTCCGCGCCCTGCGCCCCCTGGTTGCAGCGGGCCGTCACCGCAGGCATCCGCGCCACCGGCGACGACGCGCCGATGGACCTGTGGAGCCGGGCCGGCCACGACGCGATGGTCATGGCATCGGTGACCGACATCGGGATGCTCTTCGTGCGGTGCGCCGACGGCATCAGCCACCACCCCGACGAGGACGTCCGAGCGGTGGACGTGGAGGCCGGCCTGGTCGCCCTCGAGCGCGCGGTCCTCGAGGTGGCCGCCGCGGTGGAGGACCCGACATGA
- the pucL gene encoding factor-independent urate hydroxylase produces MSEHRIVLGDNQYGKAECRLVRVTRDTPVHTIADLNVTSQLRGDFEAAHTHGDNSRVVATDTQKNTVYAFAREHGVVSPESFLLRLAAHFTGEFDWVTGGRWSAEQYAWDRIVTGDGPHDHAFVRSGRSTRTALVHVDEDGTTVLAGLRDCTVLKSTGSEFHGFPRDRFTTLAETDDRVLATSVTAWWRYADVDPARDHDALHASVEALLLVTFAEGRSLGLQQTVHAMGRAVLEAHPEIVEIRISCPNKHHFLVDLVPFGLDNPGEVFFAADRPYGLIEASLTREGQPPAPAAWASVTGFC; encoded by the coding sequence TTGAGCGAGCACCGGATCGTCCTGGGGGACAACCAGTACGGCAAGGCCGAGTGCCGGCTGGTGCGCGTCACCCGGGACACCCCGGTGCACACCATCGCCGACCTCAACGTCACCAGCCAGCTGCGGGGCGACTTCGAGGCCGCGCACACCCACGGCGACAACTCCCGGGTGGTGGCCACCGACACGCAGAAGAACACCGTCTACGCCTTCGCCCGCGAGCACGGGGTGGTGAGTCCCGAGTCCTTCCTGCTGCGCCTGGCCGCGCACTTCACCGGCGAGTTCGACTGGGTGACGGGTGGCCGCTGGTCGGCCGAGCAGTACGCGTGGGACCGCATCGTGACCGGCGACGGTCCGCACGACCACGCCTTCGTCCGCAGCGGTCGCTCCACGCGTACGGCCCTGGTCCACGTCGACGAGGACGGCACCACGGTGCTCGCCGGGCTCCGGGACTGCACGGTGCTCAAGAGCACCGGCTCGGAGTTCCACGGGTTCCCACGCGACCGCTTCACCACGCTCGCCGAGACCGACGACCGAGTGCTCGCGACGTCGGTGACGGCGTGGTGGCGCTACGCCGACGTCGACCCCGCACGTGACCACGACGCCCTCCACGCCTCGGTCGAGGCGCTGCTGCTCGTCACGTTCGCCGAGGGGCGCTCGCTGGGGCTCCAGCAGACGGTGCACGCGATGGGTCGCGCCGTGCTGGAGGCTCACCCGGAGATCGTCGAGATCCGCATCTCGTGCCCCAACAAGCACCACTTCCTGGTCGACCTCGTGCCCTTCGGCCTCGACAACCCGGGCGAGGTCTTCTTCGCCGCCGACCGCCCCTACGGGCTGATCGAGGCCAGCCTGACCCGGGAGGGGCAGCCGCCCGCACCGGCCGCGTGGGCCTCGGTCACCGGGTTCTGCTGA